In Synergistota bacterium, a genomic segment contains:
- the rpe gene encoding ribulose-phosphate 3-epimerase, translating to MEEKVRIAPSILAADLLSLGEVLSQISSEVDLLHLDIMDGHFVPNLSFGPKLASDIRKRFHSEFLLEVHLMVDQPSHWASIFAEKGGDIIIFHWEAEKHPLRLIRSIKGKGKKAGIAFNPATLWEEAKLILPELDYVLVMSVDPGFSGQSFIPWIISKIETLREYRDKEGLSFEIVVDGGVNVENASLLRKAGATVLVGGASIFYADDPVRAIRALRGDRVDVR from the coding sequence ATGGAAGAAAAGGTGAGAATTGCTCCTTCAATTTTGGCGGCAGATCTTTTATCACTGGGTGAGGTGCTTTCTCAGATATCCAGCGAGGTCGATCTACTTCACTTGGATATCATGGATGGCCATTTCGTTCCTAACTTATCGTTTGGGCCCAAGCTCGCTTCTGACATAAGAAAGCGCTTTCACTCTGAATTCCTTCTCGAGGTTCATCTTATGGTTGATCAGCCTTCCCACTGGGCGAGTATATTTGCTGAAAAAGGGGGGGACATAATAATCTTTCACTGGGAAGCGGAGAAGCACCCCTTGAGGCTAATAAGAAGCATAAAGGGCAAGGGGAAAAAAGCTGGAATAGCTTTTAATCCGGCTACCTTATGGGAGGAGGCGAAGCTCATACTTCCAGAATTAGACTATGTTCTTGTGATGAGCGTAGATCCCGGTTTTAGCGGTCAATCTTTTATACCATGGATAATATCTAAGATTGAAACTTTAAGAGAGTACAGAGATAAAGAGGGTCTAAGTTTTGAAATCGTGGTTGATGGAGGGGTTAATGTAGAAAACGCTTCTCTACTGAGGAAAGCAGGAGCTACCGTTTTGGTAGGTGGGGCGTCGATATTTTATGCAGATGATCCCGTTAGAGCGATAAGAGCGTTAAGGGGGGATCGCGTGGATGTCAGATAA
- a CDS encoding helix-turn-helix domain-containing protein → MSDNPGKKNEMRVGEIIRREREKKGISVEQLSEMTKISKEFIKAIEEENFDVLPGDVYTGGFIRNISMTLGLDPEEMRRLYKSQRRREYEEEVMKEAVETLPHYDADVDKGIKPKKPWLLVLLLLLLVAGGAFYLYTSRTGNLTFLTKSFVKGELGTPATSSASVVSSEVKEKMVPEKLATAETSALSLVSSETEASSLEEKGLATSPVALSTKPVLTSPEREELSLRVVAVGRCWIRVIADGKKVYEGTLVKGDEKSWKARNSIKVRFGNIAGVKIYFNGKEITPPSGRGGVVDMTFPIKEER, encoded by the coding sequence ATGTCAGATAACCCTGGGAAGAAGAATGAAATGAGAGTTGGTGAGATAATAAGGAGAGAGCGGGAGAAGAAGGGTATAAGCGTGGAGCAGCTTTCGGAAATGACTAAGATAAGTAAGGAGTTTATAAAGGCTATAGAGGAGGAAAACTTTGATGTTCTACCTGGAGATGTGTATACGGGAGGTTTTATAAGAAATATATCGATGACCTTGGGGCTTGATCCAGAAGAGATGAGAAGGCTTTATAAATCCCAGCGGAGGCGAGAGTATGAGGAGGAAGTAATGAAAGAGGCGGTGGAAACTCTTCCTCACTATGATGCGGATGTGGATAAGGGTATCAAGCCCAAGAAACCATGGCTTCTGGTTTTATTACTCTTGCTTCTTGTTGCGGGAGGAGCTTTCTATCTATATACTTCACGTACGGGTAATTTGACCTTCCTAACCAAAAGTTTTGTGAAAGGTGAGCTTGGGACACCAGCGACTTCTTCAGCGTCTGTGGTTTCGTCAGAGGTGAAGGAGAAAATGGTGCCTGAAAAGCTCGCAACGGCAGAAACCTCCGCTCTATCACTCGTTTCCTCTGAAACGGAAGCTTCTTCTCTCGAGGAGAAAGGATTGGCTACATCTCCTGTTGCGCTTTCTACAAAGCCGGTTTTAACTTCTCCTGAAAGAGAGGAGCTAAGCTTGAGAGTTGTAGCTGTGGGAAGGTGTTGGATCAGGGTTATAGCAGATGGAAAAAAGGTTTATGAGGGGACACTTGTGAAGGGAGACGAGAAAAGCTGGAAAGCCCGGAATAGCATTAAGGTAAGGTTTGGGAATATTGCTGGAGTGAAGATATATTTTAATGGAAAGGAGATCACTCCTCCCTCTGGCAGGGGTGGAGTTGTAGATATGACTTTTCCTATAAAGGAAGAGAGGTAG